Proteins from a single region of Nerophis ophidion isolate RoL-2023_Sa linkage group LG08, RoL_Noph_v1.0, whole genome shotgun sequence:
- the ghdc gene encoding GH3 domain-containing protein isoform X2 has product MALASSRAAALFFLVVTSVLVAVLIQTEAMPPRLALTSVGVFSLVGMALVWKDLHSKVRGHGRTSSSLLGQYLAMKAVGWLGRRQRAKLEGDTVDVRKVQEDTLIGRLRKNQQTIYGKQFDFSSIKGRVAVGEEKVITAEKVLILAMTSGTSGPSAMLLSTRDTNAEFFLQGVAVCLDAMRHAFPATDSLQRTTKFFYTPTFRQSEAGIPIGPNSSTPASSRHMLNLYTTPAPAFQVPSEKDTLYLHLLFALKDPSVGTLESNFASTVFYAFSALQERWQELVEDIERGKVSAALNLEPDVRLKLEALMKPDPKRASELRAHFDAGFQGIAKRLWPDLHLVLAVDSGSNQIYGEMLRANYCQGIPFYSPFYAATEGLIGVNLWPEDPRRRYLLCPRSMFCEFLPESSLEEETPPTLLMEEVKEGQNYELVITNAAGLYRYRIGDIVKVAGFHNKCPIVEFQYRRGQMLNVRGEKVSEALFLNALKKAVTQWPGAQLVDYCCAESGILGDSTGGSDPHYQVFIELKGVRNLTEEQRYKLDVCLQQNSAVYRSYRIKGSIGPMRVQLVAPGAFNELCKQMMSFSNTSPNTFKMHRVLRRKEYADFLLGKTVS; this is encoded by the exons ATGGCCCTGGCGTCTTCTCGAGCTGCTGCGCTGTTCTTTCTAGTGGTTACGTCGGTTCTCGTCGCCGTCCTCATTCAAACCGAGG CTATGCCGCCTCGACTGGCGCTGACCTCCGTTGGTGTCTTCTCCCTGGTGGGCATGGCGCTGGTCTGGAAGGACCTCCACTCTAAAGTGAGGGGGCATGGCCGGACGTCGAGCAGCCTGCTCGGCCAATACCTGGCCATGAAGGCGGTGGGCTGGCTGGGCAGGCGACAGAGGGCCAAGCTGGAGGGCGACACGGTGGACGTGAGAAAGGTCCAGGAGGACACACTGATTGGACGACTTAGGAAAAACCAGCAGACGATTTACGGGAAACAGTTTGATTTCAGTTCAATAAAAG GTCGTGTGGCGGTGGGAGAGGAGAAGGTGATCACTGCTGAGAAGGTCCTAATCCTGGCTATGACTTCTGGGACCTCTGGGCCCAGCGCAATGCTGCTCAGCACCAGGGACACCAACGCAGAGTTCTTCCTGCAG GGCGTGGCTGTGTGTCTCGACGCCATGCGCCATGCTTTCCCAGCCACAGACAGCCTTCAGCGCACCACAAAGTTCTTCTACACGCCAACGTTTCGCCAGTCCGAGGCCGGCATTCCTATCGGGCCCAATTCCTCCACACCAGCCTCCTCTCGCCACATGCTGAACCTCTACACCACGCCGGCGCCCGCCTTCCAG GTTCCTAGCGAGAAGGACACGCTCTACCTCCATCTCCTTTTTGCACTCAAAGACCCAAGTGTGGGGACACTCGAGTCCAACTTTGCCTCCACTGTCTTCTACGCCTTCAGTGCCTTGCAG GAGCGCTGGCAGGAACTGGTAGAAGACATAGAGCGAGGGAAGGTGAGCGCTGCTCTGAATCTGGAGCCTGATGTTAGACTCAAGCTTGAAGCTCTCATGAAGCCAGACCCCAAGAGAGCCTCTGAGCTGCGGGCACACTTCGATGCAGGCTTTCAAGGAATCGCCAAGCGCCTTTGGCCTGACCTCCACCTGGTTCTTGCTGTTGACTCGGGCTCCAATCAGATTTACGGGGAGATGTTAAGGGCAAATTACTGCCAAGGAATCCCTTTCTACTCGCCTTTCTACGCCGCTACAGAAG GCTTGATCGGGGTGAACTTGTGGCCCGAGGACCCGAGACGGCGCTACCTGCTGTGCCCTCGCTCCATGTTCTGCGAGTTCCTGCCAGAGAGCAGTTTGGAGGAGGAGACGCCCCCTACCCTACTGATGGAGGAAGTAAAGGAGGGTCAGAACTATGAGCTGGTCATCACCAACGCAGCCGGCCTCTACAG ATATCGTATTGGAGACATTGTGAAAGTGGCTGGATTCCACAACAAATGTCCGATTGTTGAGTTTCAATACAG GCGTGGCCAGATGTTGAACGTACGTGGGGAGAAAGTGTCCGAAGCGTTGTTCCTTAATGCTTTAAAGAAAGCTGTCACTCAGTGGCCCGGCGCTCAGCTGGTCGATTACTGCTGTGCAGAGAGTGGCATTCTgg GAGACTCCACTGGGGGCAGTGACCCACACTACCAAGTCTTCATTGAGCTGAAAGGTGTAAGGAACCTCACAGAAGAGCAACGCTACAAG TTGGACGTGTGCCTCCAACAGAACTCGGCAGTATACAGGTCCTATCGCATCAAAGGCAGCATCGGACCAATGAGGGTGCAGCTGGTGGCCCCCGGTGCATTCAATGAACTCTGTAAGCAGATGATGAGCTTTTCCAACACCTCTCCTAACACCTTCAAAATGCACCGGGTTCTGCGGCGGAAGGAATATGCCGACTTCCTCTTGGGGAAAACGGTCTCCTGA
- the ghdc gene encoding GH3 domain-containing protein isoform X1 has product MALASSRAAALFFLVVTSVLVAVLIQTEAMPPRLALTSVGVFSLVGMALVWKDLHSKVRGHGRTSSSLLGQYLAMKAVGWLGRRQRAKLEGDTVDVRKVQEDTLIGRLRKNQQTIYGKQFDFSSIKDSATFRARHPITTYKHYRELIGRVAVGEEKVITAEKVLILAMTSGTSGPSAMLLSTRDTNAEFFLQGVAVCLDAMRHAFPATDSLQRTTKFFYTPTFRQSEAGIPIGPNSSTPASSRHMLNLYTTPAPAFQVPSEKDTLYLHLLFALKDPSVGTLESNFASTVFYAFSALQERWQELVEDIERGKVSAALNLEPDVRLKLEALMKPDPKRASELRAHFDAGFQGIAKRLWPDLHLVLAVDSGSNQIYGEMLRANYCQGIPFYSPFYAATEGLIGVNLWPEDPRRRYLLCPRSMFCEFLPESSLEEETPPTLLMEEVKEGQNYELVITNAAGLYRYRIGDIVKVAGFHNKCPIVEFQYRRGQMLNVRGEKVSEALFLNALKKAVTQWPGAQLVDYCCAESGILGDSTGGSDPHYQVFIELKGVRNLTEEQRYKLDVCLQQNSAVYRSYRIKGSIGPMRVQLVAPGAFNELCKQMMSFSNTSPNTFKMHRVLRRKEYADFLLGKTVS; this is encoded by the exons ATGGCCCTGGCGTCTTCTCGAGCTGCTGCGCTGTTCTTTCTAGTGGTTACGTCGGTTCTCGTCGCCGTCCTCATTCAAACCGAGG CTATGCCGCCTCGACTGGCGCTGACCTCCGTTGGTGTCTTCTCCCTGGTGGGCATGGCGCTGGTCTGGAAGGACCTCCACTCTAAAGTGAGGGGGCATGGCCGGACGTCGAGCAGCCTGCTCGGCCAATACCTGGCCATGAAGGCGGTGGGCTGGCTGGGCAGGCGACAGAGGGCCAAGCTGGAGGGCGACACGGTGGACGTGAGAAAGGTCCAGGAGGACACACTGATTGGACGACTTAGGAAAAACCAGCAGACGATTTACGGGAAACAGTTTGATTTCAGTTCAATAAAAG ACAGCGCCACCTTTCGGGCGCGCCACCCCATCACAACGTACAAGCACTATCGTGAGCTCATAGGTCGTGTGGCGGTGGGAGAGGAGAAGGTGATCACTGCTGAGAAGGTCCTAATCCTGGCTATGACTTCTGGGACCTCTGGGCCCAGCGCAATGCTGCTCAGCACCAGGGACACCAACGCAGAGTTCTTCCTGCAG GGCGTGGCTGTGTGTCTCGACGCCATGCGCCATGCTTTCCCAGCCACAGACAGCCTTCAGCGCACCACAAAGTTCTTCTACACGCCAACGTTTCGCCAGTCCGAGGCCGGCATTCCTATCGGGCCCAATTCCTCCACACCAGCCTCCTCTCGCCACATGCTGAACCTCTACACCACGCCGGCGCCCGCCTTCCAG GTTCCTAGCGAGAAGGACACGCTCTACCTCCATCTCCTTTTTGCACTCAAAGACCCAAGTGTGGGGACACTCGAGTCCAACTTTGCCTCCACTGTCTTCTACGCCTTCAGTGCCTTGCAG GAGCGCTGGCAGGAACTGGTAGAAGACATAGAGCGAGGGAAGGTGAGCGCTGCTCTGAATCTGGAGCCTGATGTTAGACTCAAGCTTGAAGCTCTCATGAAGCCAGACCCCAAGAGAGCCTCTGAGCTGCGGGCACACTTCGATGCAGGCTTTCAAGGAATCGCCAAGCGCCTTTGGCCTGACCTCCACCTGGTTCTTGCTGTTGACTCGGGCTCCAATCAGATTTACGGGGAGATGTTAAGGGCAAATTACTGCCAAGGAATCCCTTTCTACTCGCCTTTCTACGCCGCTACAGAAG GCTTGATCGGGGTGAACTTGTGGCCCGAGGACCCGAGACGGCGCTACCTGCTGTGCCCTCGCTCCATGTTCTGCGAGTTCCTGCCAGAGAGCAGTTTGGAGGAGGAGACGCCCCCTACCCTACTGATGGAGGAAGTAAAGGAGGGTCAGAACTATGAGCTGGTCATCACCAACGCAGCCGGCCTCTACAG ATATCGTATTGGAGACATTGTGAAAGTGGCTGGATTCCACAACAAATGTCCGATTGTTGAGTTTCAATACAG GCGTGGCCAGATGTTGAACGTACGTGGGGAGAAAGTGTCCGAAGCGTTGTTCCTTAATGCTTTAAAGAAAGCTGTCACTCAGTGGCCCGGCGCTCAGCTGGTCGATTACTGCTGTGCAGAGAGTGGCATTCTgg GAGACTCCACTGGGGGCAGTGACCCACACTACCAAGTCTTCATTGAGCTGAAAGGTGTAAGGAACCTCACAGAAGAGCAACGCTACAAG TTGGACGTGTGCCTCCAACAGAACTCGGCAGTATACAGGTCCTATCGCATCAAAGGCAGCATCGGACCAATGAGGGTGCAGCTGGTGGCCCCCGGTGCATTCAATGAACTCTGTAAGCAGATGATGAGCTTTTCCAACACCTCTCCTAACACCTTCAAAATGCACCGGGTTCTGCGGCGGAAGGAATATGCCGACTTCCTCTTGGGGAAAACGGTCTCCTGA